AGTTGCCGGGTTTCCCGCCCGTTCAGCCAGGCCTTCACCCCCCCGGCGTTCCCCAGGACCAGCTTGACCTCGCCGTCGAAGACCCGGGCGAAGCGGTCGCCGGGCTGGAGAGTGACCTCGATTTTTTCGTTCTTGCCGTCCTGGACCCACTGGCACGACATCCAGCAGCTCTCGTCGGCCAGGATGACGAGCTCGGTCTGGGTGGGCGAGAGATTGGGTTTCGGCTCCGGGCGGGCCGGGTCGCCGGGGGCGGCGGCCGGGGCGGGCGCGGGGGGAGGGACCGGCGAGGGG
This genomic window from Acidobacteriota bacterium contains:
- a CDS encoding DUF4115 domain-containing protein, coding for PSPVPPPAPAPAAAPGDPARPEPKPNLSPTQTELVILADESCWMSCQWVQDGKNEKIEVTLQPGDRFARVFDGEVKLVLGNAGGVKAWLNGRETRQLGLKGEVKHLPLVPSALDQYFAGGETTP